From a single Thalassophryne amazonica chromosome 7, fThaAma1.1, whole genome shotgun sequence genomic region:
- the LOC117513551 gene encoding zinc finger protein 436-like isoform X1: MERMVISFTIKLSFAVDSCVPDDKRPSTPEGPESKAAGSQSKGPHRCTECGKEFSRPSRLANHMTTHSGEKRYSCPVCGKRFTQKVNVVIHQRVHTGEKPYSCSECGVSYAQMGCLRRHRLKHAPEKPFHCSVCGRGFVQKRYLVQHLRSHTGEKPFACPSCPKRFASRTGLIDHRNTHAEENLFSCSLCKKVFTTRSSFRDHVRLHTGQNPHPCSLCSKSFNRPGLLRKHMLKHAAEESTPPVKEERSLDACPTADDPQQQNQIQQRAPSFICEICSRGFTRASRLREHMRFHTGERPFQCDVCKKRFTLQGVLKKHLAIHSREGQNVTAPPGDDTPADDVLLADESQLPEEGDQPEDSSANGQQDLMVKIKEEEGTECTPVSYEGAALSLPEVSPGGGKKRHSCSICGKSYQRPSRLKEHAKIHLPEKLYSCSVCGKAFSTTTNLRAHEKTHMLHKPYPCAICPRSFLRPAQLHKHMRIHIRDGLVNGTMEDSDVSASRPQSGSHSDKASVKLEDDCDLSENKGDDVSGLINSDGEEEDWRPVVIDQDVCAEVQTGERSDGKGKYCCPVCGRDCFKMSALQKHLRIHSGERPYQCAICKKSFTQHVHMTEHQRIHTGEKPYACPDCDRRFTFSSALRRHQRVHNDARPYQCEVCSKCFKHPSALKSHQLTHSGVRYQCPLCTKNFSRALELSYHVDMHSDSRPYFCHICQKNLSNAKIFRKHMKKHESPTSKLSLMTQLRKEQVEALVDA; this comes from the exons TTGTCATTTGCAGTGGACAGCTGCGTCCCAGATGACAAAAGGCCGTCCACGCCAGAAGGACCTGAATCGAAAGCAGCCGGCAGCCAGTCTAAAGGTCCTCACCGCTGCACAGAATGTGGGAAGGAGTTTTCTCGCCCCTCTCGGCTGGCAaaccacatgaccacacactctGGCGAGAAACGCTACAGCTGTCCAGTGTGCGGGAAGCGCTTCACCCAGAAAGTGAATGTGGTCATCCACCAGCGTGTGCACACGGGTGAGAAACCGTACTCCTGCTCCGAGTGTGGGGTGAGCTACGCCCAGATGGGGTGCCTGCGAAGGCATCGACTGAAGCACGCCCCAGAAAAACCATTTCACTGCTCAGTGTGTGGGCGGGGCTTTGTTCAGAAGCGTTATCTGGTCCAGCACCTACGTTCACACACCGGAGAGAAGCCGTTCGCCTGCCCGTCTTGCCCAAAACGTTTCGCTTCCAGGACGGGCCTCATAGATCACAGGAACACCCACGCAGAGGAAAACCTGTTCTCCTGCTCCTTGTGCAAGAAGGTTTTTACCACCAGGTCTTCATTCAGGGACCATGTGAGGCTCCACACAGGACAGAACCCCCATCCCTGCTCGCTGTGCTCTAAAAGCTTCAACCGGCCGGGCTTGTTGAGGAAGCACATGCTAAAACACGCTGCAGAGGAAAGCACACCTCCTGTGAAG GAGGAGCGGTCTTTGGACGCCTGTCCCACTGCTGATGACCCCCAGCAGCAGAATCAAATCCAGCAGAGGGCGCCGTCATTCATTTGCGAAATCTGCAGCCGTGGTTTTACCAGAGCGAGTCGTTTACGGGAGCACATGAGGTTTCACACCGGAGAGAGACCCTTCCAGTGTGACGTCTGCAAGAAACGCTTCACCCTTCAGGGGGTGCTGAAGAAGCACCTGGCAATCCACAGCAGGGAGGGACAGAATGTCACGGCGCCACCAGGTGACGACACGCCAGCTGATGACGTCTTGTTAGCTGATGAGTCCCAACTGCCAGAGGAGGGCGACCAG CCAGAGGACAGCAGCGCCAACGGGCAACAGGATCTGATGGTCAAGATCAAAGAAGAGGAGGGCACAGAATGCACACCGGTGTCCTATGAGGGTGCAGCGCTTTCACTGCCCG AGGTCAGTCCAGGTGGAGGAAAGAAACGTCACTCCTGCTCCATCTGCGGTAAAAGTTATCAGCGGCCGTCCCGCCTCAAAGAGCACGCCAAAATCCACTTACCGGAGAAACTGTACAGCTGCTCTGTGTGTGGTAAGGCCTTCTCCACGACGACCAATCTGAGAGCCCACGAGAAAACTCACATGCTACACAAACCCTATCCCTGCGCCATCTGCCCCAGGAGCTTCCTGCGACCCGCTCAGCTGCACAAACACATGCGAATCCACATCCGGGATGGACTTGTCAACGGGACCATGGAG GACTCAGATGTTTCAGCCTCCAGACCTCAGTCTGGTAGCCATAGTGATAAGGCCAGTGTGAAGTTGGAGGATGATTGCGATCTGTCAGAAAACAAAGGAGATGATGTCAGCGGGCTGATCAACTCTGATGGTGAGGAAGAGGACTGGAGGCCCGTCGTCATCG ATCAAGACGTCTGTGCAGAGGTCCAGACAGGTGAGCGCAGCGATGGAAAAGGGAAGTACTGCTGCCCGGTTTGCGGCCGTGACTGCTTCAAGATGTCCGCACTGCAGAAACACCTGCGGATCCACTCAGGCGAGCGGCCGTACCAGTGCGCCATCTGCAAGAAGAGCTTCACCCAGCACGTGCACATGACCGAGCACCAGAGGATCCACACCGGAGAGAAGCCATACGCCTGTCCAGACTGTGACAGGCGTTTCACTTTCTCCAGTGCGCTTCGGCGCCACCAGCGGGTGCACAACGACGCCCGGCCGTATCAGTGCGAAGTCTGTAGTAAGTGCTTCAAGCATCCGAGCGCCCTGAAGAGCCACCAGCTAACGCACTCCGGCGTCCGGTACCAGTGTCCGCTCTGCACCAAGAACTTCAGCCGGGCGTTGGAGCTCAGCTACCACGTGGATATGCACTCAGACAGCCGGCCGTATTTCTGTCACATTTGCCAGAAGAACCTCAGCAACGCAAAGATCTTCCGCAAACACATGAAGAAACACGAGTCACCGACTTCAAAGTTGTCACTGATGACGCAGCTGCGCAAGGAGCAGGTCGAGGCACTTGTAGACGCGTGA
- the LOC117513551 gene encoding zinc finger protein 436-like isoform X2, translating into MMNGEDGHQLHNQVDSCVPDDKRPSTPEGPESKAAGSQSKGPHRCTECGKEFSRPSRLANHMTTHSGEKRYSCPVCGKRFTQKVNVVIHQRVHTGEKPYSCSECGVSYAQMGCLRRHRLKHAPEKPFHCSVCGRGFVQKRYLVQHLRSHTGEKPFACPSCPKRFASRTGLIDHRNTHAEENLFSCSLCKKVFTTRSSFRDHVRLHTGQNPHPCSLCSKSFNRPGLLRKHMLKHAAEESTPPVKEERSLDACPTADDPQQQNQIQQRAPSFICEICSRGFTRASRLREHMRFHTGERPFQCDVCKKRFTLQGVLKKHLAIHSREGQNVTAPPGDDTPADDVLLADESQLPEEGDQPEDSSANGQQDLMVKIKEEEGTECTPVSYEGAALSLPEVSPGGGKKRHSCSICGKSYQRPSRLKEHAKIHLPEKLYSCSVCGKAFSTTTNLRAHEKTHMLHKPYPCAICPRSFLRPAQLHKHMRIHIRDGLVNGTMEDSDVSASRPQSGSHSDKASVKLEDDCDLSENKGDDVSGLINSDGEEEDWRPVVIDQDVCAEVQTGERSDGKGKYCCPVCGRDCFKMSALQKHLRIHSGERPYQCAICKKSFTQHVHMTEHQRIHTGEKPYACPDCDRRFTFSSALRRHQRVHNDARPYQCEVCSKCFKHPSALKSHQLTHSGVRYQCPLCTKNFSRALELSYHVDMHSDSRPYFCHICQKNLSNAKIFRKHMKKHESPTSKLSLMTQLRKEQVEALVDA; encoded by the exons TGGACAGCTGCGTCCCAGATGACAAAAGGCCGTCCACGCCAGAAGGACCTGAATCGAAAGCAGCCGGCAGCCAGTCTAAAGGTCCTCACCGCTGCACAGAATGTGGGAAGGAGTTTTCTCGCCCCTCTCGGCTGGCAaaccacatgaccacacactctGGCGAGAAACGCTACAGCTGTCCAGTGTGCGGGAAGCGCTTCACCCAGAAAGTGAATGTGGTCATCCACCAGCGTGTGCACACGGGTGAGAAACCGTACTCCTGCTCCGAGTGTGGGGTGAGCTACGCCCAGATGGGGTGCCTGCGAAGGCATCGACTGAAGCACGCCCCAGAAAAACCATTTCACTGCTCAGTGTGTGGGCGGGGCTTTGTTCAGAAGCGTTATCTGGTCCAGCACCTACGTTCACACACCGGAGAGAAGCCGTTCGCCTGCCCGTCTTGCCCAAAACGTTTCGCTTCCAGGACGGGCCTCATAGATCACAGGAACACCCACGCAGAGGAAAACCTGTTCTCCTGCTCCTTGTGCAAGAAGGTTTTTACCACCAGGTCTTCATTCAGGGACCATGTGAGGCTCCACACAGGACAGAACCCCCATCCCTGCTCGCTGTGCTCTAAAAGCTTCAACCGGCCGGGCTTGTTGAGGAAGCACATGCTAAAACACGCTGCAGAGGAAAGCACACCTCCTGTGAAG GAGGAGCGGTCTTTGGACGCCTGTCCCACTGCTGATGACCCCCAGCAGCAGAATCAAATCCAGCAGAGGGCGCCGTCATTCATTTGCGAAATCTGCAGCCGTGGTTTTACCAGAGCGAGTCGTTTACGGGAGCACATGAGGTTTCACACCGGAGAGAGACCCTTCCAGTGTGACGTCTGCAAGAAACGCTTCACCCTTCAGGGGGTGCTGAAGAAGCACCTGGCAATCCACAGCAGGGAGGGACAGAATGTCACGGCGCCACCAGGTGACGACACGCCAGCTGATGACGTCTTGTTAGCTGATGAGTCCCAACTGCCAGAGGAGGGCGACCAG CCAGAGGACAGCAGCGCCAACGGGCAACAGGATCTGATGGTCAAGATCAAAGAAGAGGAGGGCACAGAATGCACACCGGTGTCCTATGAGGGTGCAGCGCTTTCACTGCCCG AGGTCAGTCCAGGTGGAGGAAAGAAACGTCACTCCTGCTCCATCTGCGGTAAAAGTTATCAGCGGCCGTCCCGCCTCAAAGAGCACGCCAAAATCCACTTACCGGAGAAACTGTACAGCTGCTCTGTGTGTGGTAAGGCCTTCTCCACGACGACCAATCTGAGAGCCCACGAGAAAACTCACATGCTACACAAACCCTATCCCTGCGCCATCTGCCCCAGGAGCTTCCTGCGACCCGCTCAGCTGCACAAACACATGCGAATCCACATCCGGGATGGACTTGTCAACGGGACCATGGAG GACTCAGATGTTTCAGCCTCCAGACCTCAGTCTGGTAGCCATAGTGATAAGGCCAGTGTGAAGTTGGAGGATGATTGCGATCTGTCAGAAAACAAAGGAGATGATGTCAGCGGGCTGATCAACTCTGATGGTGAGGAAGAGGACTGGAGGCCCGTCGTCATCG ATCAAGACGTCTGTGCAGAGGTCCAGACAGGTGAGCGCAGCGATGGAAAAGGGAAGTACTGCTGCCCGGTTTGCGGCCGTGACTGCTTCAAGATGTCCGCACTGCAGAAACACCTGCGGATCCACTCAGGCGAGCGGCCGTACCAGTGCGCCATCTGCAAGAAGAGCTTCACCCAGCACGTGCACATGACCGAGCACCAGAGGATCCACACCGGAGAGAAGCCATACGCCTGTCCAGACTGTGACAGGCGTTTCACTTTCTCCAGTGCGCTTCGGCGCCACCAGCGGGTGCACAACGACGCCCGGCCGTATCAGTGCGAAGTCTGTAGTAAGTGCTTCAAGCATCCGAGCGCCCTGAAGAGCCACCAGCTAACGCACTCCGGCGTCCGGTACCAGTGTCCGCTCTGCACCAAGAACTTCAGCCGGGCGTTGGAGCTCAGCTACCACGTGGATATGCACTCAGACAGCCGGCCGTATTTCTGTCACATTTGCCAGAAGAACCTCAGCAACGCAAAGATCTTCCGCAAACACATGAAGAAACACGAGTCACCGACTTCAAAGTTGTCACTGATGACGCAGCTGCGCAAGGAGCAGGTCGAGGCACTTGTAGACGCGTGA